ctATTATTGGCCAACTccatccaaagactcgatctcgattgtgaaaaggtgcgacaagtgtcagcgattcgctgtggttgcccgagctcctccagtcgagctaaaaatgatctcggctccttggccattttccgtttggggaatagatctagtgggcgccctacccactggaaagggcggggtccgttacgccgtggtagccattgactacttcaccaagtgggccgaagcagagccgttggcgacaataacatcgaagaaagtactcgactttatggtgaaaagcatcatctgtcgatttggcttacctaagaagatcgtctccgacaacggcactcaatttgacagcgatctgttcaccgaattttgtgaaaggcacggaattgtgaaaagcttctcgtccgtggcctatccccaggcgaacggccaggtcgaggctgtgaacaaaactctaaaggcaagcctcaagaagaggctagatgaggcaaagggggtctggccagaacaactcccccaggtcctatgggcataccggacctcgcatcggactcccatgggtcacactcctttctccctaacctttgggagtgaagcagtcctccccgtggaggttaaagttctgtcgcatagagtccagtcctacgaccaagatcggaaccacgaactcctatgccattccctagacctagttgatgaaaggcgggaggattcgcaactcgagctcgcccattatcagcaaaagatcactcgctacttcaacactaaggtcaaaaaacgtgcctttaacgttggcgatttggtcctaaggagagttttcctggccggaaaagatcccaaagatggggttttgggaccaaactgggaaggaccataccaggtcatcgaagtcatcaaggagggaacttataagttagctcgacttgatggaggagcgatcccgcggacttggaatgacatccacttaaagaaatactatcaatgatccacttgtaaggcctggaaggccactttctatgtataaataaaaatcaagtgTTTCTTTTaatttgcaagtgtgattttaaagtaaccacgaaagaccctttcccagttacttggggggcatatggtacctggatataaccaggtctccttaacgacttagatatTGACTCCTAtctatggataaaagttaacacaaactaagttttcaaaataagttcctggttttaaccgggtcataaaacttagaagttaacttaaatttattgatcgtggttcttcttaaagagctcgggatatggataaaagttagcacgaactaagttttcaaaataagttcttggttttaaccgggtcataaaacttagaagttaacttaaatttgttgatcgtggttcttcttaaagagctcgggatatggataaaagttagcacgaactaagttttcaaaataagttcctggttttaaccgggtcataaaacttagaagttaacttaaatttgttgatcgtggttcttcttaaagagctcgggatatggataaaagttagcacgaactaagttttcaaaataagttcctggttttaaccgggtcataaaacttagaagttaacttaaatttattgatcgtggttcttcttaaagagctcgggatatggataaaagttagcacaaactaagttttcaaaataagttcctggttttaaccgggtcataaaacttagaagttaacttaaatttgttgatcgtggttcttcttaaagagctcgggatatggataaaagttagcacgaaccaagttttcaaaataagttcctggttttaaccgggtcataaaacttggaagttaacttaaatttattgatcgtggttcttcttaaagagctctgaatggatctaggcctccctcaaagactggggggggggggggggggtaatattcatggaatcttccacaaagacattcccatctgttctcaaccctaggctgagccaatattGGTGCCACTCCTGTCATAGCAAAAAAAGTGGTGTTTCCTGACAGAACCAACCgctgtttcaaacacctaatctctttctcttgcctctacaatcttaattgcatatctgtaaacacctgctagAAATTCtaaggggcaggtgaagaactcaaaccctggctgtaattcccagcctcgacATAACCACTACCAGGTCTCAAtaactgccttggatacataccctctgattaaatctgcagtcaataacttgaaccattaaacatgatgagtgTTGATGGTAGAAAATCATCAATATATATGGATGGAAAATGCAATGACTTAATTAGGGAGTTCTGAACTCcaaagaacttgtagaaatttagagaaaaattgcaagtgaacaatagaagaaaactTGTGTATTGCTCTTAGAATAGTATGGTGTTACATGATTTTTTCAACCCCTTCATTTGAGGGGTTGaaacctatttatagatgggctctaatggcctttgaTACAATGTGGTCCTAAAGGACAAGATAGTACGTTTGTACTTTGTCCAAGTAGTGGTGCATGGTATAGAGGAGCAGAGGATCGTGGTGTCAGTTGTGGGTACATGGTCAGAGGTGTGCAGGTCATGCCCACTCCTTACACTAGGTCGTACCACCAGTACTTGTCGGGAAATGATGTCAGAGCCACAACTCTACATCCCTCAGGGTCGTACATCCCATACCCATATGTGTGCCTCGTATCTAATGGTCTTTCTTACATTTCCAAGATACATCTTTTCTCCAAGCTTCCTTGTATTTTGCTAAGTGTGGGAAAGCTTGTGAGTTATCGTGAATGACATATTCAATTGTCTTGACCTATTGTGCCTCACTGGTGGCGCCTACTTTAGGAAGGGAAGTAGAGTCTCTTCACTAAGGGATGGAGTGCTTTAGCCAAGACAAGGTGTCTTGTGTGGATGCTAGGCTGAGGATTGCGACTTGCACAGGATGCCTCACAAGGGCCTCGCTAAACGAGAGGCCTTCTGGCATGAGACCCTCGCGCAGAGGCAGTTGTGAGACTCAGTTTCTCTCAGCAGCTCTCGGCATCAAGTCGtatagggcctcgctatgcgaggctccctTTGCTCGGAGGTGGGCATACGTCTCGGGTGCTCTCGACAACCTTCGACGTCAAGGCATATAGGGCCTTTCTAGGCGAGGCTCCCTTTGCACGAAGGTGGGCGTACATCTCGGGTGCCCTTCACAACCTTCAACATCAAGGCATATAGGGCCTCGCTAGGCGAGGCTCCCTTTGCATGAAGGTGGGCATACATCTTGGGTGCCCTCGACAACCTTCGGCATCAAGGCATATAGGGCCTCTCTATGCGATCTCCCTTTGCATGGGGGTGGATGTATGTCTCAGGTGCCCTGGAAAACCTTCGGTGTCAAGGCATATAGGGCCTTGCTATTCGAGGCTCCCTTTTCATGGAGGTGGCCATAAGTCATTTGCATCGAGGCCCCTTATCCATGTGAATGCATCTTGACCCTTGGGCACGTCAACCTCGCGTAGGCACGTcgagcctcgctatgtgagggcaTTGTGCACCCATCTTCTTGTAACATTTTGTTGGCCCCTAAGTTTGGCAAGGCCAAACTTCGTGGCCCATAATGTGATGTTTTTCTTGGGAAAATTTCCcgtattcacacttgcccccgagtctatgAACATTCTTTTAAGTGTGTTCGTAGACTCTTTCATATATCCTTCGCGTGAGATGAACGTCGTTTATGCTTCGTGTTCCTTGAAAGGGCACAAAAGACTCACCTTTTGAATGATATCATAAAATAAATGAGGAAACACAAAATTGACCTTGGTGGTGTGTTTCATTGTAATtcataaagaaacacaaaaaccaccCAATTTTGGTTGTGATCCTAATTTGACCTTTAGATGTGATGAGGGCCAATCATTCCCCATAGCGGATCCCAAGATTACCAAGGCTCATGATCTCCACCATCAATCCAAATTTAATCCAATGGCTAGAAAATCTtgattttccttataaataccccaggTCTTGAACCCACTTCTTCACACCAACACCTATCTTGATTAGTGGTCTTTCCttcaatatatatatttgggAGCTCCAAGGTTTTAATCTCTGCAGAGGCGTTTTTGAGGTGATTTTAACTCCTTTTCATTCAttcactattatatatatatatttgttgcttATTTCTTCTCATACTAGGTTTGCATTGTagtggtgctaggcattctcttgcTGCTAAGGATCCGCTCCCGCTTGTCTCTCAGCCCTTCTTTATGCACCCAAAAGTCTGTCCTCACATATCTGCAGATCCATACACACACCCCAGGTATACCTTCTTCCTCTGATGATACACATGTTTCCTTTATCTTCTATATGGGGGTTAGGTCACTGGTTGAAATGTATTCGTTccttaaagatttttttttacgACCCATCAAGCAAATATGAAAGGGTCATTTTCTTATTCCCCTCGTAtttatgttgtagatatagggttgtctTTACGCACATACGTCATTGAGTGTTAGCTGGTCCATGGCGTTTAGGCAGCGTTCTGAAGGTCCATCTAGTATTGAATTTATCgagttgtcatcctccgactTTGAGGCTGACGTTTGCAAACCCCCTAACCATGGGGGTGTGCGAAGGCTCTACCTACAGAGATTGCCCTACCTTAGGCAGAAGGCGTGTGGCCTTGAGAATGAACTCAAATCTATTACTAGTGGTGAaggtttaggtttctccccatgGCATGAAACATACATCTCCCAACTAAAATCAACCCTTCAAGATTGTATAGCTAAAATATCCTGCCTAGAGGAAAACTGCAACCcaaacctttttctttttttgtgacGAATCCTCAAGCTATAGGGTCCTGTCTAGGGGGGACGCTGATTATGAACCCCTTGAACCTGAGTTTCTTTCTATGATTTCCCCCACTCTTCCTCACCTGTCCCTGGTCTCACGTTATAGGGTCAAGCAGAGAGCAGGTAGACATAAGACGCATAGAGGAACTTCTAGGGGGTTGAGGAAGTATGTCGCTCACAAATTTTCAGTCTCTGTCCAGATACCTGACATGCCGAGGAGGACTTTCGAAAATTCTGAAAACATGGATATAAGGTCCACTCTTACCCGTGTTAAGCATGCCAACATGATGAAGGCCCACCAGCTATCACCGGACATCAAGTTCATATTTCCAATTCGCGAGGACCGTGCCACTGAGCTACCCGAGAGGCTTTTTGCTTTCAGCGACTCCATAATCAAATCTGGTGGAGTCTTGCCGCTCCACCCCTTTTTTGTCAAGGTACTAAACTACTTTGAGCTGGCGCCCCTTCAACTGTCTGCCAACTCTTGGGTGGTGCTCAGTTGTTTATACATATTATAAAAACAAGTGCATTCTAGAGGGCCTTCCATGAGTGAGGTCCATCACCTCTATACCCATAGGGAGAACCCTACTGCCCCTGACTTCTATTAGCTCCAGAAAGTCGTGGCCTTGACCGGGTATCCCCTTGTGGAAGGCTCCATTTCTAATAAAGGCTCGTGGAAGAGTGACTTCTTTTTCACCCCCAACGTGTCCACCCAATATAAGCGCTTCAACACGTCAAGTAAGCTCATTCCCACCTTGAGTTTGTATATAAGAAATTTCTCTTTTACCCCTCCTTTTTCTGGTTTATCTAACTATGGTTGTTTCTTTTTTCTTGACTGCAGGTCTCGAAGGGGTAGTCAACCCTATGTTGAAATCATCGGCCCACGATCGAGTGGCGCAGATCCTGGAGGTACCGGTCTTCCGCAAACAGACCTTTGGCCTTTTTACAGAGGGCAATCTTTATGCATACAAGCTAATATCTCCATAACAAGTTGTTTCCTTATGCTctgtgtgacagtcagaatcccgtgatccgtaaggggaaagaccaggtaagctgtgcaatcccacaccgcttggggaaggtcaagtgtgatgattctaagactgtgtaggtatgggactacacagttgaagagggcttaaatggattgatgggtactacctatatcaacaagatgcatcttcttttcagtagcccatcacttgagaactccaaagttaagcatgcttgacctggggtaatctagggatgggtgacctcctgggaagttttcctaggaagcatgtgagtgaggacaaagcacgctgaaaagactcgtgttattttgtagggccagtcgtcattccagaaagcagccatagtgacgtggggcatcacaCTCTGTCTCATCCAAATCTACCATTCCATGGATATATGGTGGTGGTGAAGATAGTTATGATGAGGCAGCTGATAAAAATTACGTCTACCCGTCGGGTGACCATATGGACACGGAAGAGGAGGTGGAGTCTAAGAATTACTCATGTTTACGGTCCTTGGCCAGTGGGGCTAGGGATATGGCTAACGACGGACACACCAATGGTGTTACTTCTTAGGTTCCACCATCGATGCCTGGGGGCAAGTCTGCTTTCAGCACCCATGCTCCCCCCTTCCTTCCCGAAGAGGAACTTTGTCATTCCTTTCTTTTGGTGAGGCCCTTCCACCCTCGGGGGGGCACTTGAGGTGGGCATCTTCGAGTGCCTCTCTGCCTAAAGAGGTGACTTTGCGTTCATCTGCCCCCTGTGCATCTGCAGACAGATCGGGACCTTCTTGGTCTTCTTTCCTGTCTAAGCATGCCTCGATGGGCACATGTGCTTCCCCCACCAAGCTTATGCTTTCGCTTCTGGAGGCCATCCTATGGTAAGCCAGTATGAGGAAGCCATGAACTATTACATGGGCAACATTCCTGAAGGCAAGTGAGGATCTATGCACGACATTCTCGACGCCGAGTTGGGTGAGGCTTACATGCGAGCCTCCATGTAGGTATTTGTTAAAACACTCAATATATGTTTTTTGGTTTTGATATCGCTTGAACCttgatgttttattttatttcttagtccttacttaggcttctatcCTGGGTCACCGGCTTGTCTCCTCGAGCTCTACATCCACACGACGACTACAACTCGAGCTCGAGGGGGCAATGAAAAATGTCTCGATGGCCGAGGCAGAAAAGGATGGTTTGTCCATACGGGTCTGCGAATTGGAGGGTCAACTTGCTGAGGCAGTTTTCTAGAGAGTTGCTGCATTAGCCAAGGCTGCTTCAACCTCTCATTCCAACACTAGGCTTGAAGATACCATCCATACTCTAAATGAGAAAATTACTGCACTTGAGACCGAACTTGTAAATGCCAAGAACAGCAGAATTGAGCACACGTTGCATGTCGTATGGAGAACCAACCCTGATGTCGATCTGTCTCCTTTTGGAGATTATGCAACTGGGAAAATCTCTGAGTGGAAAAGTTAGGGTGGAAATCTGTAGATCCCTCTTCAAGGCTTATTTGCATGTGTATATGTTGTTGCCGTGTAATCCTCCATattgttttcctttttttttttgaactccTCGTAAATATTTAATGGCATGTGGAACTCTTGATTTGTATGTccttatttgttttttatatcgACTATGAGGATGCATTGGCCTTTCTAGCCTTTGTCATTCTTTTTTTAttatcaaacttaagggactttggtaagtccctcttattattttTTGATGAATTCCGTATCTCTTCCTTGGTTTGATgatgatagtctttttggtgcaccttgactgtacttgtaaggacatgttaaccccTTGGGCTCCTGgtatccttttatattctttacgcgtgcttgttatttcttgcgagaagtgtccttctcgtcattatgcatagttctatttttacaagggtctttttaggaccctttttggctagccggcttagtGGTCGTTATAGACTTATTGAGAGATGCCTTCCTTATAGCCTCACCCCCTACAGGGGTGTCAGCTTTTGGTTGGAGGTCATCTTTTTTACAAAAATTTCTTTATTTTACTGTtctcttgatattcataagggtagctaatccttttgaatataagagacagCTTGCCGAGTTTATTCTTTTTTGCATATATGCGTACcacctgtcctgccccccaagtgcttggtgaaatttattccatCAAGCACTTTGGTGGATGTTTGCCTAGAGAAGAAATGTGGCATGTGAAGTGGCGAACACTTTCATTCATAATAGGCAGATTACAAAAACATATATGAAACAGGTACATCTACTTGTGAGGTTATCTGGGTAACCTATTTGATTCTTATCTACTGAAGTTAGCATAACATACAATAAGCTAAATACATATATTCTTTGCATCAGAtatggaagtcttactggtagtatttcttgaggtgttcttcattccatgctcggggtatcaCGGTGTCATCTGTGCATGCTAGTTTATAAGTGTTCGGCGGTATGCATTgggcgacttggtagggtccttcccagttcgcccctagtacccccgcccccgggtctcgcgtgttggggagtacttttcttagCACCAAGCCTCGTACCCTGAACATTCTTTCTCGCACCCTTGAGTTGTAGTACCTCGTTGCACGTTGCTGGTATACCGGCACTCTTATTTGTGccctttcccttctttcttctaacATATCTAAGTTTTTGGCCATTGCCACATGGTTGACTTGGTCCTCGTATGCTTGTATCCTAAatgagttaatcttcatttcaaCTGGGAGAACAGTCTgacatccatatgctaaggcaAAAGGGATCTCCCCAGTGGTTGCGCACGGTGTGGTCCTATATGCCCAAAGCATATTAGTTAGCTCCTCAACCTAGGTTCCCTTCAAATTTTCTAGCTTCGTTTTTAGGTTCTTCTTGaggactttgttaatggcctcTACCTGGCCATTGGTGTGTGGATGCACAACAGctgagaagcttctccttattcCTTTCTCCTTACAATACTCCTCGAATGTTTCCCCCTCGAATTGTGTGTTGTTGTCAGAAATGATTTGGTAGGGCACTCCATAACTGCAGACAATGgatttgttgacaaaggtggtgatctgcttgGCCGTTATTTTTATTAGAGGTTCTACTTCAACCCACTTGATGAAGTAATCTACCACTACGACTGCGTATTTTGCTCCACCCCTACCTGCAGGAAAGGCGCCGATCAGGTCTATTCTCCAAATAGCAAAAGGCCAAGGGCTGGTCAGGCTAGTTAGCTCATTTGGGGGCTTTTGGGAGTAGTTTGCGTgtctctgacatttgtcacactttctcACAAAGTCACTAGCATCCTTCTCCAtagagggccagtagtatccttgcctCTTGGCTTTCTTGGCTGTGGATGGCCCACTCGCATGGTTGCCACATTcaccctcatgtatttcatacaAAACTTTCATTGCCTCCTCTTCATCAACACACCGCAGGAGCAACACAGAAAATCCTCTCTTGTACAAGACTTCGTCTACTAAGGTGTATCGAGCAACTTTATACACCAGCCTCCGAGCCTCTCTTATCTATTGGTAGAGCTCCATCCCTTAGGTAGTTCATAATTGGGTTGGCCCACGATTCTTTGGGGTGTTGATCATATGAACCTCTGTTTCAATGATGCTTGGCCTGGATAAGTACTCCACCGGCACAGACTCAAGGATATCTCCATCCTTTGTGGAAGCCAGCTTTGTGAGGGCATCGAcatgggtattcctctctcttgggattttCTCTATGCTATAGCCCCCCAATTGCTCCAAATAGCCTTTTACCCTCTTTAAGTATGCGGCCATCTTAGGTCCCCTTGCCTGATACTCGCCCTTCACCTGGAATACCACTAACTGTGAGTCGTTAAAAATGTGCAAATGTGTTACCTTTAGCCCCTGGGCCAACCTCAATCCAGCTAGGAgaacttcgtactctgcctcgttgttcgaGGCTTTAAACCCAAATTGTattgcacaatacatcttgtgtcctCCGGGTCCAGTCATCACAACACCTACTCCAGCTCCCCCTCtgttggatgctccatccacatgAAGGCTCCACTCCTCAAACTTCCTTTCCTCTTCTTTATCGATCGACTTACCCTCTCCTATATCTCCTTCTTCatttggtcgataggcgaactccactatgaagtctgcgagcacttgcccattgatggaggtccttggggtatacgtgatgtcgaattgacttaactcaatcgaccatttcattagtctccccgAGGTTTCAGGTTTGTGCAAGACCTACCTCAAGGGGTTATCAGTGAGTACCTCGATCACATGGgcgtggaagtagggccttaactttCTTGAGGCCACGACTAAGgcgtatgctaacttctctatctcTGGGTATCGAGTTTTTGTGTCTACCAACCATTTACTGAGGTAGTACACGGGTTGTTGATGCTTATTCTCTCCCTTAACCAGAGCAgtgcttatggcatgctcagataCCGCAaagtataagtatagcctttTGTCCTTTTCAGGTTTAGCCAACAAGGGTGACTTCCCTAGGTGTTCCTTCAACTTTGTAAAAGCGTCATCGCAATctccatcccaagcgaactttttgttcccttttaggatgttgaaaaaGAGGAGGCACTTGTTCGTAGACCTTGAAATGAATTTGTTGAGGGCTGCTACCTGtcccgttagacattgcacctcTTTTTTGCTCCTAGGCGGATTCATTTCCACTAGGGCTTTTATTTTGTCATGGTTAGCTTCAATACCTCTGaagttgaccatgaaacccaagaactttcccAAAGAGACCCCGAAGGCgcacttgagtggattcagcttcattcggTATCTTCgaagtgtgtcgaacatctcacttaTGTCCTCGTTGAGTTATTTGGAATTTTTGGTCTTCATcaacatgtcgtcaacgtatacctccaagttccttcctatctggttagcgaacatcttgttcaCCAATCTCTGATAGGTGGCAACTGCATTCTTcaatccaaaaggcatcactttgtagcagtagagccctttatccatTATGAATGAATTATATTCTTTGTCAGCTGGGTTCATgagtatctggttgtatccagagtaagcACTCATGAAGCTAAGTAACTCATGTCCGGTTGTTGCGTCCACCAGTTGATCAATTCTTAGGAGCGGAAagctatccttaggacaagccttattgaggttagaGAATTCCACACAGGTCCtacattttccattgggttttgggactagTATGAGGTTCGACACCCATACG
The genomic region above belongs to Humulus lupulus chromosome 1, drHumLupu1.1, whole genome shotgun sequence and contains:
- the LOC133817028 gene encoding uncharacterized protein LOC133817028 encodes the protein MENFIVVDCALAFYEVLGRPSLRELKAITSVYHLAEKFPNPGGITSMKGEQKEVRECYNTSLCTSVKPQEPMAMVAQDGTNPQELNPRVTKELGSELVDELEEIVVMEEPLRKLKVRKNLQDDTKEKLVKFLKDNLDVFAWSHEDMILMNPADKEYNSFIMDKGLYCYKVMPFGLKNAVATYQRLVKGEYQARGPKMAAYLKRVKGYLEQLGGYSIEKIPRERNTHVDALTKLASTKDGDILESVPVEYLSRPSIIETEIREARRLVYKVARYTLVDEVLYKRGFSVLLLRCVDEEEAMKVLYEIHEGECGNHASGPSTAKKAKRQGYYWPSMEKDASDFVRKCDKCQRHANYSQKPPNELTSLTSPWPFAIWRIDLIGAFPAGRGGAKYAVVVVDYFIKWVEVEPLIKITAKQITTFVNKSIVCSYGVPYQIISDNNTQFEGETFEEYCKEKGIRRSFSAVVHPHTNGQVEAINKVLKKNLKTKLENLKGT